Proteins encoded by one window of Pseudokineococcus lusitanus:
- the mscL gene encoding large conductance mechanosensitive channel protein MscL codes for MIKGFKDFLLRGNVIDLAIAVVIGAAFTAVVTALATDVIGGFIAAIFQQPDMSGLGFDIGDGRVVLGTTVAALINFVIVAAVIYFLIVVPMNRLLALRKQGVEPEVAAPSEDILLLQEIRDLLRAQAEQQRREP; via the coding sequence ATGATCAAGGGGTTCAAGGACTTCCTGCTGCGCGGCAACGTCATCGACCTGGCCATCGCCGTCGTCATCGGCGCGGCGTTCACCGCGGTCGTCACGGCGCTGGCCACCGACGTCATCGGCGGCTTCATCGCCGCCATCTTCCAGCAGCCCGACATGAGCGGGTTGGGCTTCGACATCGGCGACGGCCGCGTCGTCCTGGGGACGACCGTCGCAGCGCTCATCAACTTCGTCATCGTCGCGGCGGTCATCTACTTCCTCATCGTCGTCCCGATGAACCGCCTGCTGGCCCTCCGCAAGCAGGGGGTCGAGCCCGAGGTCGCGGCGCCCAGCGAGGACATCCTCCTGCTGCAGGAGATCCGCGACCTGCTCCGCGCGCAGGCGGAGCAGCAGCGCCGGGAGCCCTGA
- a CDS encoding SAF domain-containing protein: protein MRPTPPAAPLLLAAAADLPAGHVLAAADLVRVPVPAAVAPAGALGPADDGAVLGARLTSAVRSGELLTDARLGGPGLLVGAPAGQVALAVPVGGATGALVRAGDAVDVLAPPAAPAWDAGGSVDGIAAAGAAVVVARGAVVLDVPAAAGGTGLLPAGGGTPGVVVLAVARGEAAEVAAVTATGGSLVLALLPPAAPP, encoded by the coding sequence GTGCGCCCGACGCCGCCCGCGGCCCCGCTGCTCCTCGCCGCGGCCGCCGACCTGCCGGCCGGCCACGTGCTCGCCGCGGCCGACCTCGTCCGCGTGCCCGTGCCGGCGGCCGTCGCGCCCGCGGGGGCCCTCGGGCCCGCCGACGACGGCGCCGTCCTCGGCGCCCGGCTGACCTCGGCGGTCCGGTCCGGCGAGCTCCTCACCGACGCCCGCCTCGGCGGCCCCGGCCTCCTCGTCGGCGCCCCGGCCGGGCAGGTGGCCCTCGCCGTCCCCGTCGGCGGCGCCACCGGGGCGCTCGTCCGTGCCGGGGACGCCGTCGACGTCCTCGCCCCGCCGGCGGCCCCCGCCTGGGACGCGGGCGGGTCGGTCGACGGGATCGCCGCAGCGGGCGCCGCCGTCGTCGTGGCCCGGGGCGCCGTCGTCCTCGACGTGCCGGCGGCGGCCGGGGGCACCGGGCTGCTGCCCGCGGGCGGGGGCACGCCCGGCGTCGTGGTGCTCGCCGTCGCCCGGGGCGAGGCGGCGGAGGTCGCCGCCGTCACGGCGACGGGCGGCTCGCTCGTCCTGGCGCTGCTGCCGCCCGCGGCGCCGCCCTGA
- a CDS encoding FmdB family zinc ribbon protein: MPTYAYRCRDCDTPLEAQQSFSDPSLTECPTCGGRLRKVFSSVGVVFKGSGFYRNDSRTGSGSGSGSSSGGSGTSSSGGAGETSSSGGGSSSGSSSSGEGSSSGGSSSGGSSGSSSSGGGSASTSSSSSGNGSSSTS, translated from the coding sequence GTGCCCACCTACGCCTACCGCTGCCGGGACTGCGACACGCCCCTGGAGGCGCAGCAGTCGTTCAGCGACCCGAGCCTCACCGAGTGCCCCACCTGCGGCGGACGGCTGCGCAAGGTCTTCAGCAGCGTCGGCGTCGTCTTCAAGGGGTCGGGCTTCTACCGCAACGACTCCCGCACCGGCTCGGGCTCGGGCTCGGGCTCCTCGTCCGGCGGTTCCGGGACGTCGTCGTCCGGGGGCGCGGGCGAGACGTCCTCCTCCGGGGGCGGCTCGAGCTCCGGGAGCAGCTCCTCGGGCGAGGGCTCGTCGTCGGGCGGCTCGTCGTCGGGCGGCTCCTCCGGCAGCAGCTCCTCCGGCGGGGGGTCGGCGTCGACGTCCTCGTCGTCCTCCGGCAACGGGTCCTCCTCCACCTCCTGA
- a CDS encoding penicillin acylase family protein: MSRTRSAGLVALVALLVVALVATAAVVVLVRRPLPQTSGELVLAGLSGPVQVLRDDRGVPTVVADDPEDLFRAQGFVHAQDRFFQMDLRRHVTAGRLAELVGDAPEAVEADVVVRTLGWRRVAEEELPLLAPETRTYLQAYADGVNAYVDGRSPGELSAAYTALGVRGDLPPVEAWTPVDSLAWLKAMAWSLRANYDEELARAAAYGAVGDVALVEQLFPSPTAADAPPVVLGPGDTTPAAATRPADGPLPAADPEAAVAAALADPSAPVAATGRAAASVTAVLDRYAGLGAGGADGLGSNAWAVAGTHTESGAPMLAGDPHLAVSFPSTWSQVHLRCRERSAACPFDVAGFSFAGMPGVVVGRTPEVAWSLTNTGADVSDLFLERVRDGSALVAGEEVPLETRTETIEVAGADPVAITVRSSGHGPLLSDAVPALAAAGRRAPVPETAPAAGDAGYAVALRWTALTPGRSMDAVFALGAVTGWEDFREAASLLEVPGQTLVYADTTRVGYQVTGSVPVRQRGTGLGQQDGTWPRPGWDPAYDWAGTVPFEDLPSAVDPADGLVVSANQQATADGPALSQDLDQGYRAARIRAALEAQVSEGRPITVEDMAALQGDDVDPFAEVLVPALLSAPLPSGDGTTAEQRDFTREATALLRGWDGSTPPDSAAAAYYYAVWSNVLRLTFADQLPDVAQPSGGSRWYTVVGRLLEDPDSPWWDDATTPAVVETRDQVLGRALVDARLELTAKLGADPQEWQWGRLHRLTLRNQVLGTDGVPAPVRSLFTAGPVELGGSGSVVDATSWDARRGYDVVALPSLRMVVDMGDADAGRWVDVAGVSEHPWSGHRTDQLETYAEGGSFPWAFTPEGVAAAARDELTLVPRPQG; encoded by the coding sequence GTGTCGCGCACCCGTTCCGCCGGTCTCGTCGCCCTCGTCGCCCTGCTCGTGGTCGCGCTGGTGGCGACGGCGGCCGTCGTGGTCCTCGTGCGCCGGCCGCTGCCGCAGACGTCCGGCGAGCTCGTGCTCGCGGGCCTGTCCGGGCCGGTCCAGGTGCTGCGCGACGACCGCGGCGTGCCGACGGTGGTCGCCGACGACCCGGAGGACCTCTTCCGGGCCCAGGGCTTCGTCCACGCCCAGGACCGCTTCTTCCAGATGGACCTGCGCCGCCACGTCACCGCCGGCCGCCTCGCCGAGCTCGTCGGGGACGCCCCCGAGGCGGTCGAGGCGGACGTCGTCGTCCGCACCCTCGGCTGGCGCCGCGTCGCCGAGGAGGAGCTGCCGCTCCTCGCGCCCGAGACCCGGACGTACCTCCAGGCGTACGCCGACGGCGTCAACGCCTACGTCGACGGCCGCTCGCCCGGCGAGCTGTCGGCGGCGTACACGGCGCTCGGCGTGCGCGGCGACCTGCCGCCCGTCGAGGCGTGGACGCCGGTGGACTCCCTCGCCTGGCTCAAGGCCATGGCGTGGTCGCTGCGCGCCAACTACGACGAGGAGCTGGCGCGGGCCGCGGCGTACGGCGCGGTCGGCGACGTCGCCCTCGTCGAGCAGCTCTTCCCGTCCCCGACCGCCGCGGACGCCCCGCCGGTCGTCCTCGGCCCGGGCGACACCACGCCGGCCGCGGCCACCCGCCCGGCCGACGGCCCGCTGCCCGCGGCGGACCCCGAGGCCGCCGTCGCGGCCGCGCTCGCGGACCCGTCCGCCCCGGTGGCGGCGACGGGGCGGGCCGCCGCGAGCGTCACGGCGGTCCTCGACCGCTACGCCGGGCTCGGCGCCGGGGGCGCCGACGGGCTGGGCTCCAACGCCTGGGCCGTGGCCGGCACCCACACCGAGAGCGGGGCGCCGATGCTGGCGGGCGACCCGCACCTCGCCGTCTCCTTCCCCTCGACGTGGTCGCAGGTGCACCTGCGGTGCCGCGAGCGCAGCGCGGCGTGCCCCTTCGACGTCGCCGGCTTCTCCTTCGCCGGGATGCCCGGCGTCGTCGTCGGCCGCACGCCCGAGGTGGCCTGGAGCCTCACCAACACCGGCGCCGACGTCTCCGACCTCTTCCTCGAGCGGGTGCGCGACGGCAGCGCCCTCGTCGCGGGGGAGGAGGTCCCGCTCGAGACGCGCACCGAGACCATCGAGGTCGCGGGCGCCGACCCCGTCGCCATCACCGTCCGGAGCAGCGGGCACGGCCCGCTGCTGTCCGACGCCGTCCCGGCCCTCGCGGCCGCCGGCCGCCGCGCGCCGGTGCCGGAGACCGCGCCCGCCGCGGGCGACGCCGGCTACGCCGTCGCGCTGCGGTGGACCGCCCTGACGCCCGGCCGCTCGATGGACGCCGTCTTCGCGCTCGGCGCGGTCACGGGCTGGGAGGACTTCCGCGAGGCGGCCTCGCTGCTCGAGGTGCCGGGGCAGACCCTCGTCTACGCGGACACGACGCGGGTGGGCTACCAGGTCACCGGCAGCGTCCCCGTCCGCCAGCGCGGCACCGGGCTCGGCCAGCAGGACGGCACGTGGCCGCGACCGGGCTGGGACCCGGCCTACGACTGGGCCGGCACGGTCCCCTTCGAGGACCTCCCCTCCGCCGTCGACCCCGCCGACGGGCTCGTCGTCAGCGCCAACCAGCAGGCCACGGCCGACGGGCCGGCCCTCTCGCAGGACCTCGACCAGGGCTACCGGGCGGCGCGCATCCGGGCCGCGCTCGAGGCCCAGGTCTCCGAGGGCCGGCCGATCACCGTCGAGGACATGGCGGCGCTGCAGGGCGACGACGTCGACCCCTTCGCCGAGGTGCTCGTGCCCGCGCTGCTGTCCGCGCCGCTGCCCAGCGGCGACGGCACGACGGCGGAGCAGCGCGACTTCACCCGCGAGGCGACCGCGCTGCTGCGCGGCTGGGACGGCAGCACGCCCCCGGACTCGGCGGCGGCGGCCTACTACTACGCCGTCTGGTCCAACGTCCTGCGCCTCACCTTCGCCGACCAGCTCCCGGACGTGGCGCAGCCCTCCGGCGGCAGCCGCTGGTACACGGTCGTCGGACGGCTGCTCGAGGACCCCGACAGCCCGTGGTGGGACGACGCGACGACGCCGGCCGTCGTGGAGACGCGCGACCAGGTCCTCGGCCGCGCCCTCGTCGACGCGCGCCTGGAGCTGACCGCGAAGCTCGGGGCGGACCCGCAGGAGTGGCAGTGGGGCCGGCTGCACCGCCTCACCCTGCGCAACCAGGTCCTCGGCACCGACGGCGTCCCCGCGCCCGTCCGCTCGCTGTTCACCGCGGGCCCCGTCGAGCTGGGCGGCAGCGGCTCGGTCGTGGACGCGACGTCGTGGGACGCGCGGCGCGGGTACGACGTCGTGGCGCTGCCCTCGCTGCGGATGGTCGTGGACATGGGCGACGCCGACGCCGGCCGGTGGGTCGACGTCGCGGGCGTCAGCGAGCACCCCTGGAGCGGGCACCGCACCGACCAGCTGGAGACCTACGCCGAGGGAGGCTCCTTCCCGTGGGCCTTCACGCCCGAGGGCGTGGCCGCGGCGGCGCGGGACGAGCTGACGCTGGTGCCGCGGCCCCAGGGCTGA
- a CDS encoding cation:proton antiporter, translating into MRAVEVAVAVVAAGTLAVALAAAAAPRLGLPAPLVLLALGVVVSVLPFVPVVSVPPELVLTGILPALLYAAAVSVPAMDLRRDAAAVSALSVVLVLVSALVVGAVLTLLVPGLPYAWGVAVGAVVSPTDAVATAVVRRSGVSHRVTAIMEGESLLNDASALVLVRAAVAAAAGAVSFWGVAGQFVWTVVAAVAVGLLAGHGSLRLRARLDDPTVTTAVSFTTPFVAALPAEAVGGSGLVAAVVAGLVVGRNAPRLLGPQHRRSETENWATVSLVLEGAVFLLMGLEIAGIVDAAGGVGVVGRALGIAAVVLVVVLAVRAAVVVPLLGGMHLGTRRVLRARGRVEDLHRRLLEGEEVELQLRRRGDDRPVDPARLGRRLQSVLAGIDYLAAYPLGPREGAVVVWAGMRGAVTVAAAQTLPTGADGPEDRSLLLLVAFGVAALSLVVQGGTLGTALRWLRPAAEDPASAAEERAAVLRLVRGVAEGVAARPDEPAKQHRLRQLRASRVALLDARDLGVHDAEVLGAVLDAVDAEQVALELRGGPAG; encoded by the coding sequence ATGCGCGCCGTGGAGGTCGCGGTCGCCGTCGTCGCCGCGGGCACGCTCGCCGTGGCCCTCGCCGCCGCGGCCGCCCCCCGGCTCGGCCTGCCGGCGCCGCTCGTCCTCCTGGCGCTGGGCGTCGTCGTCAGCGTCCTGCCCTTCGTGCCCGTCGTCAGCGTGCCGCCGGAGCTCGTCCTCACCGGGATCCTGCCCGCGCTCCTCTACGCGGCCGCCGTGTCCGTGCCGGCCATGGACCTGAGGCGCGACGCCGCGGCCGTCAGCGCGCTGTCCGTCGTCCTCGTCCTCGTGTCCGCGCTCGTCGTCGGGGCGGTCCTGACGCTCCTGGTCCCCGGGCTGCCCTACGCCTGGGGCGTCGCCGTCGGGGCCGTCGTCAGCCCGACGGACGCCGTCGCCACCGCGGTCGTCCGACGCTCGGGCGTCTCCCACCGGGTCACCGCGATCATGGAGGGCGAGAGCCTCCTCAACGACGCTTCGGCGCTCGTGCTCGTCCGTGCGGCCGTCGCCGCGGCGGCCGGGGCCGTGTCCTTCTGGGGCGTCGCCGGGCAGTTCGTCTGGACCGTCGTGGCCGCGGTGGCGGTCGGGCTCCTCGCCGGGCACGGCTCGCTGCGCCTGCGCGCCCGGCTGGACGACCCGACGGTGACGACGGCCGTCTCCTTCACGACGCCCTTCGTCGCCGCGCTGCCGGCCGAGGCCGTCGGCGGGTCCGGTCTCGTCGCCGCCGTCGTGGCGGGGCTCGTCGTCGGGCGGAACGCGCCGCGCCTCCTGGGCCCCCAGCACCGGCGGAGCGAGACGGAGAACTGGGCCACCGTCTCCCTCGTGCTCGAGGGCGCCGTCTTCCTCCTCATGGGCCTGGAGATCGCCGGCATCGTCGACGCCGCGGGCGGCGTCGGGGTCGTCGGGCGGGCGCTCGGCATCGCCGCCGTCGTCCTCGTCGTCGTGCTCGCGGTGCGGGCGGCCGTCGTCGTCCCGTTGCTCGGCGGCATGCACCTGGGGACGCGGCGGGTGCTGCGCGCCCGCGGCCGGGTGGAGGACCTGCACCGGCGGCTCCTCGAGGGCGAGGAGGTCGAGCTGCAGCTGCGCCGCCGCGGCGACGACCGCCCGGTCGACCCCGCGCGGCTCGGCCGGCGCCTGCAGTCGGTGCTCGCCGGGATCGACTACCTCGCCGCGTACCCGCTCGGGCCCCGGGAGGGCGCGGTCGTCGTGTGGGCGGGCATGCGCGGCGCGGTGACGGTGGCGGCCGCGCAGACGCTGCCCACGGGCGCGGACGGCCCCGAGGACCGCTCGCTGCTGCTGCTCGTGGCCTTCGGCGTCGCCGCCCTGTCGCTCGTGGTCCAGGGCGGCACGCTCGGCACGGCGCTGCGGTGGCTGCGGCCGGCGGCGGAGGACCCGGCGTCCGCGGCCGAGGAGAGGGCCGCCGTCCTGCGCCTCGTGCGCGGGGTGGCCGAGGGCGTCGCGGCGCGGCCGGACGAGCCCGCGAAGCAGCACCGGCTGCGCCAGCTGCGGGCCTCGCGCGTGGCGCTGCTCGACGCCCGCGACCTCGGGGTGCACGACGCCGAGGTGCTCGGCGCGGTGCTGGACGCCGTCGACGCCGAGCAGGTGGCGCTCGAGCTGCGGGGCGGGCCGGCGGGCTGA
- a CDS encoding 5-formyltetrahydrofolate cyclo-ligase: METAAATGRTKDGLRRAVLGRRRERPDAERAAVAAALPDVLLGSGLLPDGGVVACYASLGSEPGTGPLLALLAERGCTVLLPVTHDGRDGGGVRLGWGAARVPAAGGPVPPGAAASPGPDLGPGALAAVELVVVPALAVDTAGRRLGRGGGYYDRALDDLRRRRGWLPPTVALLHDDEVLDAAVEPVPAEPHDVRVAHVATPTRLLHLDRS; the protein is encoded by the coding sequence GTGGAGACCGCGGCGGCCACCGGGCGGACGAAGGACGGCCTCCGGCGCGCCGTCCTCGGGCGCCGGCGGGAGCGCCCGGACGCCGAGCGCGCCGCGGTGGCGGCCGCCCTCCCCGACGTCCTGCTCGGCAGCGGCCTGCTGCCCGACGGCGGCGTCGTCGCCTGCTACGCCTCGCTCGGCTCCGAGCCCGGCACCGGCCCGCTGCTGGCGCTGCTCGCCGAGCGCGGCTGCACGGTGCTCCTGCCCGTCACCCACGACGGCCGCGACGGCGGCGGTGTCCGCCTCGGCTGGGGGGCGGCCCGCGTCCCGGCCGCGGGCGGGCCGGTGCCGCCCGGGGCGGCGGCGTCCCCCGGCCCGGACCTCGGCCCGGGCGCCCTGGCCGCCGTCGAGCTGGTCGTCGTCCCGGCCCTCGCCGTCGACACCGCCGGCCGGCGCCTCGGCCGCGGGGGCGGCTACTACGACCGCGCGCTCGACGACCTGCGCCGCCGCCGCGGCTGGCTGCCGCCCACCGTGGCCCTCCTCCACGACGACGAGGTGCTCGACGCGGCGGTGGAGCCGGTCCCCGCCGAGCCGCACGACGTCCGGGTCGCGCACGTGGCGACGCCGACCCGGCTGCTCCACCTCGACCGCTCCTGA
- the galU gene encoding UTP--glucose-1-phosphate uridylyltransferase GalU, translating to MSIHKAVIPAAGQGTRFLPATKASPKEMLPVVDVPAIEYVVREAVAAGLEDVLMVTGRGKRALEDHFDRNVELEAGLEAKGDDSKLAKVRDSTDLAQVHYVRQGDPKGLGHAVLVAKAHVGREAFAVLLGDDLIDPRDPLLQTMVEVQERLGGSVVALMEVPREQVYLYGCASLDEAATDALEDDVVKVTGLVEKPAVEDAPSNLAIIGRYVLHPAVFDVLERTEPGKGGEIQLTDALQTLAGMPAEDGGGVHGVVFRGRRYDTGDKLDYIKAVVRLACEREDLGPDLREWLRDNVDELTSAPSGS from the coding sequence ATGAGCATCCACAAGGCCGTCATCCCCGCTGCGGGGCAGGGGACCCGGTTCCTGCCCGCGACCAAGGCGTCGCCCAAGGAGATGCTCCCGGTCGTCGACGTGCCCGCCATCGAGTACGTCGTCCGCGAGGCCGTCGCCGCCGGGCTCGAGGACGTCCTCATGGTCACCGGCCGCGGCAAGCGCGCCCTCGAGGACCACTTCGACCGCAACGTCGAGCTCGAGGCCGGCCTCGAGGCCAAGGGCGACGACTCCAAGCTCGCCAAGGTCCGCGACTCCACGGACCTCGCGCAGGTCCACTACGTCCGCCAGGGCGACCCGAAGGGCCTCGGCCACGCGGTGCTCGTCGCGAAGGCGCACGTGGGGCGGGAGGCCTTCGCGGTGCTCCTCGGCGACGACCTCATCGACCCCCGGGACCCGCTGCTGCAGACCATGGTCGAGGTGCAGGAGCGCCTCGGCGGCAGCGTCGTCGCCCTCATGGAGGTGCCGCGCGAGCAGGTCTACCTCTACGGCTGCGCGTCGCTCGACGAGGCGGCCACCGACGCCCTCGAGGACGACGTCGTCAAGGTCACCGGCCTCGTCGAGAAGCCGGCCGTCGAGGACGCCCCCTCGAACCTCGCCATCATCGGCCGCTACGTGCTGCACCCCGCCGTCTTCGACGTCCTCGAGCGGACGGAGCCCGGCAAGGGCGGCGAGATCCAGCTCACCGACGCGCTGCAGACCCTCGCCGGCATGCCGGCGGAGGACGGCGGCGGCGTCCACGGCGTCGTCTTCCGCGGCCGCCGCTACGACACGGGCGACAAGCTCGACTACATCAAGGCCGTCGTCCGGCTCGCCTGCGAGCGCGAGGACCTCGGGCCGGACCTGCGGGAGTGGCTGCGCGACAACGTCGACGAGCTGACCTCCGCCCCCTCGGGCTCCTGA
- the glp gene encoding gephyrin-like molybdotransferase Glp has protein sequence MAARQRRRADLRPLGLLSGPRRLEDHLAVVLEGADPLPPRRLPLLEALDLVLAEDVVAGMSLPRFDGSSMDGYAVLAADVAGASDDAPVVLDVTGDVPAGAADVPPLAPGRAVRVMTGATVPVAEGAAAADVAVVQVEWTDAAQTGPAPARVAVRRPVGPGRNVRRAGEDVEEGETVLRAGERLSPRHLGLLASLGRPAVLVHPRPRVLVLSTGTEVVEPGEPLGPGQIHDSNSTVLVAACREAGADARRVRAVEDEPERLLAALAPELAGADLVLTTGGVSAGAYEVVKEALSRPLPGGAGGADGPAVDFVRVAMQPGGPQGSGWLAAPDGRRVRVLTLPGNPVSAYVSFEAFVRPWLRRVLGEVELQRPLVEAVVDRGWRSVEGKRQLYRVRLERDHDGVAHVGAIGGPGSHLVADLVTATALAVVPEEVTDVRPGDTLACMLLERGSTAVTGPPRPTTTEPGGPVA, from the coding sequence GTGGCTGCGCGACAACGTCGACGAGCTGACCTCCGCCCCCTCGGGCTCCTGAGCGGCCCGCGGCGCCTCGAGGACCACCTGGCGGTCGTCCTCGAGGGCGCGGACCCGCTGCCGCCCCGGCGGCTGCCGCTGCTCGAGGCCCTCGACCTCGTCCTCGCCGAGGACGTCGTCGCCGGGATGTCGCTGCCGCGCTTCGACGGCTCGTCGATGGACGGCTACGCCGTGCTCGCGGCCGACGTGGCGGGGGCGAGCGACGACGCGCCGGTCGTCCTCGACGTCACGGGCGACGTCCCGGCGGGGGCGGCGGACGTGCCGCCGCTCGCGCCCGGGCGCGCCGTCCGCGTCATGACCGGCGCCACCGTGCCGGTGGCGGAGGGCGCCGCCGCGGCCGACGTCGCCGTCGTCCAGGTCGAGTGGACCGACGCCGCCCAGACCGGGCCCGCCCCCGCGCGCGTGGCGGTGCGCCGACCCGTCGGGCCCGGCCGCAACGTGCGGCGGGCCGGCGAGGACGTCGAGGAGGGCGAGACGGTCCTGCGGGCGGGGGAGCGGCTCTCGCCGCGCCACCTCGGGCTGCTGGCGTCGCTCGGCCGCCCCGCGGTCCTCGTCCACCCGCGGCCGCGCGTCCTCGTGCTGTCCACGGGCACCGAGGTCGTCGAGCCCGGGGAGCCGCTGGGCCCCGGGCAGATCCACGACTCCAACTCCACCGTGCTCGTCGCGGCCTGCCGTGAGGCCGGGGCGGACGCCCGCCGCGTGCGCGCCGTCGAGGACGAGCCCGAGCGCCTGCTCGCGGCCCTCGCGCCGGAGCTGGCCGGCGCGGACCTCGTCCTCACGACCGGCGGCGTGAGCGCCGGGGCGTACGAGGTCGTCAAGGAGGCGCTGTCCCGGCCGCTGCCGGGCGGGGCGGGCGGCGCCGACGGCCCCGCGGTCGACTTCGTCCGGGTGGCGATGCAGCCGGGCGGGCCGCAGGGCTCCGGCTGGCTCGCCGCGCCCGACGGCCGCCGGGTCCGCGTGCTGACGCTGCCGGGGAACCCGGTCAGCGCGTACGTCTCCTTCGAGGCCTTCGTGCGGCCGTGGCTGCGTCGCGTCCTCGGCGAGGTGGAGCTGCAGCGCCCCCTGGTCGAGGCGGTCGTCGACCGCGGCTGGCGCTCGGTCGAGGGCAAGCGGCAGCTCTACCGGGTGCGGCTGGAGCGGGACCACGACGGCGTCGCCCACGTCGGCGCCATCGGCGGGCCGGGCAGCCACCTCGTCGCCGACCTCGTGACGGCGACGGCGCTCGCCGTCGTCCCCGAGGAGGTGACGGACGTGCGGCCCGGTGACACGCTGGCCTGCATGCTGCTGGAGCGCGGGTCGACCGCCGTCACGGGGCCGCCGCGGCCCACGACCACGGAGCCCGGGGGGCCCGTCGCGTGA
- the moaC gene encoding cyclic pyranopterin monophosphate synthase MoaC, translating to MVDVSAKDVTVRTASAAGRVLCAPEVVAALRGEGVPKGDALAVARLAGLQAAKRTPDLVPLAHPVAVHAVEVDVEVTDEGVEITATVRTADRTGVEMEALTCVAVAGLALVDMVKALDRGAVITDVRVTAKSGGRSGSWTRG from the coding sequence ATGGTCGATGTCTCCGCCAAGGACGTCACCGTCCGCACCGCCAGCGCCGCCGGCCGGGTGCTGTGCGCGCCCGAGGTCGTCGCCGCGCTGCGGGGCGAGGGCGTGCCCAAGGGCGACGCGCTCGCCGTCGCCCGGCTCGCCGGCCTCCAGGCCGCCAAGCGGACGCCGGACCTCGTGCCGCTCGCCCACCCCGTCGCCGTCCACGCCGTCGAGGTCGACGTCGAGGTCACCGACGAGGGCGTCGAGATCACCGCGACCGTCCGGACGGCCGACCGCACCGGCGTCGAGATGGAGGCGCTGACGTGCGTCGCCGTCGCGGGGCTGGCGCTCGTCGACATGGTCAAGGCGCTCGACCGCGGCGCCGTCATCACGGACGTGCGGGTCACCGCCAAGTCCGGCGGGCGCTCCGGGTCGTGGACGCGTGGCTGA
- a CDS encoding MogA/MoaB family molybdenum cofactor biosynthesis protein, which produces MAEQRAGAVVVASTRAARGLYADETGPLLVEGLRAMGLAVGDAVVVEDGDAVGEALRAALAAGADVVLTTGGTGLTPRDLTPEQTAPLLDRELPGLAEALRARGRETGVPTSSLSRGLAGTAGRALVVNLPGSPGGCRDGLAVLAEVLPHALDQVAGGDHDRAAATSGGPAA; this is translated from the coding sequence GTGGCTGAGCAGCGCGCCGGCGCCGTCGTCGTCGCCTCGACCCGGGCGGCGCGCGGCCTCTACGCCGACGAGACGGGGCCCCTGCTCGTCGAGGGCCTGCGGGCGATGGGCCTGGCCGTGGGCGACGCCGTCGTCGTCGAGGACGGCGACGCCGTGGGGGAGGCCCTGCGGGCCGCGCTCGCCGCGGGCGCCGACGTCGTCCTCACGACCGGCGGCACCGGCCTGACGCCGCGCGACCTCACCCCCGAGCAGACCGCGCCCCTGCTCGACCGCGAGCTGCCCGGCCTCGCCGAGGCCCTGCGGGCGCGGGGGCGCGAGACGGGCGTCCCGACGTCGTCGCTGTCGCGGGGGCTGGCCGGGACGGCGGGCCGTGCGCTCGTCGTCAACCTCCCCGGCTCGCCGGGCGGGTGCCGCGACGGCCTCGCCGTGCTGGCCGAGGTGCTGCCCCACGCCCTCGACCAGGTGGCGGGCGGCGACCACGACCGGGCCGCCGCGACGTCGGGGGGCCCGGCGGCGTGA
- a CDS encoding GNAT family N-acetyltransferase codes for MSGWPVELRSGDVTLRPLRRGDRTAWARLRSANAGWLERWEATPPAGSSAPPSFPAMVRELRTQARQGHALPFVVEHHGRMVGQLTVAGITWGSLRSGTVGYWVDRRVAGRGIMPTAVALVTDHCFRSLGLHRVEVNIRPENAPSLRVVEKLGFRDEGLRRAYLHIDGAWRDHRTFALVAEEVPEGLLARWLAARPPHRSS; via the coding sequence GTGAGCGGCTGGCCGGTCGAGCTCCGCAGCGGCGACGTCACGCTGCGGCCGCTGCGCCGCGGGGACCGGACGGCGTGGGCGCGGCTGCGCTCGGCCAACGCCGGGTGGCTGGAGCGGTGGGAGGCGACGCCGCCCGCCGGGTCGAGCGCGCCGCCGTCCTTCCCGGCGATGGTCCGCGAGCTGCGGACGCAGGCGCGCCAGGGCCACGCGCTGCCCTTCGTCGTCGAGCACCACGGCCGGATGGTCGGCCAGCTCACCGTCGCCGGGATCACGTGGGGCTCGCTGCGGTCCGGCACGGTCGGGTACTGGGTGGACCGCCGCGTCGCGGGCCGCGGGATCATGCCGACCGCCGTCGCGCTCGTCACCGACCACTGCTTCCGCTCGCTCGGCCTCCACCGCGTCGAGGTCAACATCCGCCCGGAGAACGCGCCGAGCCTGCGCGTCGTCGAGAAGCTCGGCTTCCGCGACGAGGGCCTGCGCCGCGCGTACCTCCACATCGACGGCGCGTGGCGCGACCACCGCACCTTCGCCCTCGTGGCCGAGGAGGTGCCGGAGGGCCTGCTCGCCCGCTGGCTCGCGGCCCGCCCCCCGCACCGGTCCTCGTAG